From a region of the Equus przewalskii isolate Varuska chromosome 2, EquPr2, whole genome shotgun sequence genome:
- the PHACTR4 gene encoding phosphatase and actin regulator 4 isoform X4, producing MQLTSPENPGTVATEEAGQPTADPGMVMDSVEAGDTTPPTKRKSKFSGFGKIFKPWKWRKKKSSDKFKETSEVLERKISMRKPREELVKRGLLLEDPEQGGEDPGKLSHAMLKNGHTTPIGSARSSSPDEGEEEPGRITSLRKPIPEEDPKKRLGSTGSQPNSEAESGPENAPKQPLLPPKRPLSSSHEANEGQAKDATSSGSTARSISSTSTAATTTAPAATTAASNLAKTVHSSVPPSPAPRTLPAAPASTNTTATPSLTHTVPAKQPPIPPPKPAHRNSNPVIAELSQAINSGTLLSKPSPPLPPKRGIPSTLVPTSESAAVAATTKAPSDQREKSTCSVGSEPLLIIPPPSPSPPLPTHVPPEPPRSPPFPAKTFQVVPEIEFPPSLDLPQEVPQQEDQKKEVPKRMLDHSFGEPHVPPRLPPVPLHIRIQQALTSPLPMSPPLEGSHRAHSLLFENSDSFSEDNSTLGRTRSLPVTIEMLKVPDDEEEEEQTHPPAFSEDTASTSVVPKLPQCLQEEEEEKESDSDSEGPIQYRDEEDEDESHHSALANKVKRKDTLAMKLNHRPSEPELNMNSWPRKSKEEWNEIRHQIGNTLIRRLSQRPTPEELEQRNILQPKNEADRQAEKREIKRRLTRKLSQRPTVAELLARKILRFNEYVEVTDAQDYDRRADKPWTKLTPADKAAIRKELNEFKSSEMEVHEESKHFTRYHRP from the exons acttctccagagaaccctgggACAGTAG cAACAGAAGAAGCAGGCCAGCCCACTGCAGACCCAGGCATGGTCATGGACAGTGTGGAAGCAGGAGACACGACACCTCCCACCAAAAGGAAGAGCAAGTTCTCAGGCTTTGGCAAGATCTTTAAGCCCTGGAAATGgcggaaaaaaaaaagtagtgataAATTCAAAGAGACATCAGAAG TTTTAGAGCGAAAAATATCCATGCGAAAACCGAGAGAAGAGCTGGTTAAAAGAGGGCTTCTGTTGGAAGACCCTGAGCAGG GTGGTGAGGATCCAGGGAAGTTGAGCCATGCCATGTTAAAGAATGGCCATACCACCCCCATAGGGAGTGCCAGATCTTCTAGTCCAGACGAAGGAGAGGAAGAGCCAGGAAGAATAACAAGTCTTAGGAAACCTATTCCAGAAGAGGACCCAAAGAAGCGACTAG GCTCAACTGGAAGCCAACCTAATTCTGAAGCAGAGTCCGGTCCTGAAAATGCACCCAAACAGCCTTTACTTCCCCCTAAAAGACCCTTGTCCTCTTCTCACGAAGCAAATGAAGGACAAGCAAAGGATGCCACTTCCTCTGGCAGCACGGCAAGGTCCATCTCCTCCACCTCTACCGCCGCCACCACCACAGCAcctgctgccaccactgctgcctcAAACCTAGCAAAAACTGTTCATTCCTCTGTCCCCCCTTCCCCAGCACCCAGGACGCTGCCTGCTGCTCCTGCCAGCACTAACACTACTGCTACCCCGAGCCTCACTCATACGGTCCCTGCCAAGCAGCCCCCTATCCCTCCCCCTAAACCAGCTCACAGAAATAGCAACCCTGTCATTG CTGAACTGTCCCAAGCAATAAACAGTGGTACATTGTTATCCAAACCATCCCCACCCTTACCACCTAAGAGAGGTATCCCATCAACCTTGGTACCCACCTCGGAgtctgctgctgttgctgccacTACAAAAGCACCAAGtgatcagagagagaagagcacgTGCTCTGTGGGCTCCGAACCACTGCTGATAATCCCacctccctctccatccccccCACTGCCTACTCATGTACCTCCAGAACCCCCACggtcccctcccttccctgctaAGACTTTTCAAGTTGTGCCAGAAATTGAGTTTCCACCTTCCTTGGACCTACCCCAAGAGGTCCCCCAGCAGGAAGATCAGAAAAAGGAAGTACCTAAGAGGATGTTGGACCACAGCTTTGGGGAGCCCCATGTACCCCCCAGACTGCCCCCAGTCCCACTGCATATTCGAATCCAGCAGGCCCTCACCAGCCCACTTCCCATGAGTCCTCCCTTGGAGGGCTCTCATAGAGCTCACTCCTTGCTCTTCGAGAACAGTGACAGCTTTTCTGAGGACAACAGTACCCTGGGTCGGACGAGGTCACTTCCTGTCACTATTGAAATGCTGAAAGT TCCAGACgatgaagaagaggaggagcagaCCCACCCACCCGCGTTCAGTGAAGACACTGCATCTACCTCAGTGGTCCCGAAGCTACCGCAGTgtctgcaggaggaggaggaagagaaggagagtgattctgattcagaaggtcctATTCAGTACCGAGATGAAGAGGATGAAGATGAAAGCCATCATA GTGCTCTGGCCAACAAAGTGAAGAGGAAGGACACATTGGCAATGAAGTTGAACCACAGACCCAGTGAACCAGAGTTGAACATGAATTCTTGGCCTCGAAAAAGCAAAGAGGAGTGGAATGAAATACGACACCAGATTGGGAACACACTGATCAG ACGATTGAGTCAAAGACCAACACCAGAAGAATTAGAACAACGAAATATACTACAAC CTAAAAATGAAGCTGATCGTCAAGCAGAAAAACGAGAGATTAAACGTCGGCTCACCAGGAAG CTCAGTCAAAGGCCAACTGTGGCTGAACTGCTTGCCAGGAAGATTCTGAGGTTTAACGAATATGTGGAGGTAACAGATGCTCAAGATTACGACCGACGAGCCGACAAGCCTTGGACCAAACTGACCCCTGCTGACAAG gctgccataagaaaagagttaaatgaatttaaaagttcAGAGATGGAGGTTCATGAAGAGAGCAAACATTTTACACG CTACCATCGTCCATGA
- the PHACTR4 gene encoding phosphatase and actin regulator 4 isoform X5, which translates to MEDPFDFSREPWDKEAGQPTADPGMVMDSVEAGDTTPPTKRKSKFSGFGKIFKPWKWRKKKSSDKFKETSEVLERKISMRKPREELVKRGLLLEDPEQGGEDPGKLSHAMLKNGHTTPIGSARSSSPDEGEEEPGRITSLRKPIPEEDPKKRLGSTGSQPNSEAESGPENAPKQPLLPPKRPLSSSHEANEGQAKDATSSGSTARSISSTSTAATTTAPAATTAASNLAKTVHSSVPPSPAPRTLPAAPASTNTTATPSLTHTVPAKQPPIPPPKPAHRNSNPVIAELSQAINSGTLLSKPSPPLPPKRGIPSTLVPTSESAAVAATTKAPSDQREKSTCSVGSEPLLIIPPPSPSPPLPTHVPPEPPRSPPFPAKTFQVVPEIEFPPSLDLPQEVPQQEDQKKEVPKRMLDHSFGEPHVPPRLPPVPLHIRIQQALTSPLPMSPPLEGSHRAHSLLFENSDSFSEDNSTLGRTRSLPVTIEMLKVPDDEEEEEQTHPPAFSEDTASTSVVPKLPQCLQEEEEEKESDSDSEGPIQYRDEEDEDESHHSALANKVKRKDTLAMKLNHRPSEPELNMNSWPRKSKEEWNEIRHQIGNTLIRRLSQRPTPEELEQRNILQPKNEADRQAEKREIKRRLTRKLSQRPTVAELLARKILRFNEYVEVTDAQDYDRRADKPWTKLTPADKAAIRKELNEFKSSEMEVHEESKHFTRYHRP; encoded by the exons acttctccagagaaccctgggACA AAGAAGCAGGCCAGCCCACTGCAGACCCAGGCATGGTCATGGACAGTGTGGAAGCAGGAGACACGACACCTCCCACCAAAAGGAAGAGCAAGTTCTCAGGCTTTGGCAAGATCTTTAAGCCCTGGAAATGgcggaaaaaaaaaagtagtgataAATTCAAAGAGACATCAGAAG TTTTAGAGCGAAAAATATCCATGCGAAAACCGAGAGAAGAGCTGGTTAAAAGAGGGCTTCTGTTGGAAGACCCTGAGCAGG GTGGTGAGGATCCAGGGAAGTTGAGCCATGCCATGTTAAAGAATGGCCATACCACCCCCATAGGGAGTGCCAGATCTTCTAGTCCAGACGAAGGAGAGGAAGAGCCAGGAAGAATAACAAGTCTTAGGAAACCTATTCCAGAAGAGGACCCAAAGAAGCGACTAG GCTCAACTGGAAGCCAACCTAATTCTGAAGCAGAGTCCGGTCCTGAAAATGCACCCAAACAGCCTTTACTTCCCCCTAAAAGACCCTTGTCCTCTTCTCACGAAGCAAATGAAGGACAAGCAAAGGATGCCACTTCCTCTGGCAGCACGGCAAGGTCCATCTCCTCCACCTCTACCGCCGCCACCACCACAGCAcctgctgccaccactgctgcctcAAACCTAGCAAAAACTGTTCATTCCTCTGTCCCCCCTTCCCCAGCACCCAGGACGCTGCCTGCTGCTCCTGCCAGCACTAACACTACTGCTACCCCGAGCCTCACTCATACGGTCCCTGCCAAGCAGCCCCCTATCCCTCCCCCTAAACCAGCTCACAGAAATAGCAACCCTGTCATTG CTGAACTGTCCCAAGCAATAAACAGTGGTACATTGTTATCCAAACCATCCCCACCCTTACCACCTAAGAGAGGTATCCCATCAACCTTGGTACCCACCTCGGAgtctgctgctgttgctgccacTACAAAAGCACCAAGtgatcagagagagaagagcacgTGCTCTGTGGGCTCCGAACCACTGCTGATAATCCCacctccctctccatccccccCACTGCCTACTCATGTACCTCCAGAACCCCCACggtcccctcccttccctgctaAGACTTTTCAAGTTGTGCCAGAAATTGAGTTTCCACCTTCCTTGGACCTACCCCAAGAGGTCCCCCAGCAGGAAGATCAGAAAAAGGAAGTACCTAAGAGGATGTTGGACCACAGCTTTGGGGAGCCCCATGTACCCCCCAGACTGCCCCCAGTCCCACTGCATATTCGAATCCAGCAGGCCCTCACCAGCCCACTTCCCATGAGTCCTCCCTTGGAGGGCTCTCATAGAGCTCACTCCTTGCTCTTCGAGAACAGTGACAGCTTTTCTGAGGACAACAGTACCCTGGGTCGGACGAGGTCACTTCCTGTCACTATTGAAATGCTGAAAGT TCCAGACgatgaagaagaggaggagcagaCCCACCCACCCGCGTTCAGTGAAGACACTGCATCTACCTCAGTGGTCCCGAAGCTACCGCAGTgtctgcaggaggaggaggaagagaaggagagtgattctgattcagaaggtcctATTCAGTACCGAGATGAAGAGGATGAAGATGAAAGCCATCATA GTGCTCTGGCCAACAAAGTGAAGAGGAAGGACACATTGGCAATGAAGTTGAACCACAGACCCAGTGAACCAGAGTTGAACATGAATTCTTGGCCTCGAAAAAGCAAAGAGGAGTGGAATGAAATACGACACCAGATTGGGAACACACTGATCAG ACGATTGAGTCAAAGACCAACACCAGAAGAATTAGAACAACGAAATATACTACAAC CTAAAAATGAAGCTGATCGTCAAGCAGAAAAACGAGAGATTAAACGTCGGCTCACCAGGAAG CTCAGTCAAAGGCCAACTGTGGCTGAACTGCTTGCCAGGAAGATTCTGAGGTTTAACGAATATGTGGAGGTAACAGATGCTCAAGATTACGACCGACGAGCCGACAAGCCTTGGACCAAACTGACCCCTGCTGACAAG gctgccataagaaaagagttaaatgaatttaaaagttcAGAGATGGAGGTTCATGAAGAGAGCAAACATTTTACACG CTACCATCGTCCATGA
- the PHACTR4 gene encoding phosphatase and actin regulator 4 isoform X8: protein MEDPFEEAGQPTADPGMVMDSVEAGDTTPPTKRKSKFSGFGKIFKPWKWRKKKSSDKFKETSEVLERKISMRKPREELVKRGLLLEDPEQGGEDPGKLSHAMLKNGHTTPIGSARSSSPDEGEEEPGRITSLRKPIPEEDPKKRLGSTGSQPNSEAESGPENAPKQPLLPPKRPLSSSHEANEGQAKDATSSGSTARSISSTSTAATTTAPAATTAASNLAKTVHSSVPPSPAPRTLPAAPASTNTTATPSLTHTVPAKQPPIPPPKPAHRNSNPVIAELSQAINSGTLLSKPSPPLPPKRGIPSTLVPTSESAAVAATTKAPSDQREKSTCSVGSEPLLIIPPPSPSPPLPTHVPPEPPRSPPFPAKTFQVVPEIEFPPSLDLPQEVPQQEDQKKEVPKRMLDHSFGEPHVPPRLPPVPLHIRIQQALTSPLPMSPPLEGSHRAHSLLFENSDSFSEDNSTLGRTRSLPVTIEMLKVPDDEEEEEQTHPPAFSEDTASTSVVPKLPQCLQEEEEEKESDSDSEGPIQYRDEEDEDESHHSALANKVKRKDTLAMKLNHRPSEPELNMNSWPRKSKEEWNEIRHQIGNTLIRRLSQRPTPEELEQRNILQPKNEADRQAEKREIKRRLTRKLSQRPTVAELLARKILRFNEYVEVTDAQDYDRRADKPWTKLTPADKAAIRKELNEFKSSEMEVHEESKHFTRYHRP from the exons AAGAAGCAGGCCAGCCCACTGCAGACCCAGGCATGGTCATGGACAGTGTGGAAGCAGGAGACACGACACCTCCCACCAAAAGGAAGAGCAAGTTCTCAGGCTTTGGCAAGATCTTTAAGCCCTGGAAATGgcggaaaaaaaaaagtagtgataAATTCAAAGAGACATCAGAAG TTTTAGAGCGAAAAATATCCATGCGAAAACCGAGAGAAGAGCTGGTTAAAAGAGGGCTTCTGTTGGAAGACCCTGAGCAGG GTGGTGAGGATCCAGGGAAGTTGAGCCATGCCATGTTAAAGAATGGCCATACCACCCCCATAGGGAGTGCCAGATCTTCTAGTCCAGACGAAGGAGAGGAAGAGCCAGGAAGAATAACAAGTCTTAGGAAACCTATTCCAGAAGAGGACCCAAAGAAGCGACTAG GCTCAACTGGAAGCCAACCTAATTCTGAAGCAGAGTCCGGTCCTGAAAATGCACCCAAACAGCCTTTACTTCCCCCTAAAAGACCCTTGTCCTCTTCTCACGAAGCAAATGAAGGACAAGCAAAGGATGCCACTTCCTCTGGCAGCACGGCAAGGTCCATCTCCTCCACCTCTACCGCCGCCACCACCACAGCAcctgctgccaccactgctgcctcAAACCTAGCAAAAACTGTTCATTCCTCTGTCCCCCCTTCCCCAGCACCCAGGACGCTGCCTGCTGCTCCTGCCAGCACTAACACTACTGCTACCCCGAGCCTCACTCATACGGTCCCTGCCAAGCAGCCCCCTATCCCTCCCCCTAAACCAGCTCACAGAAATAGCAACCCTGTCATTG CTGAACTGTCCCAAGCAATAAACAGTGGTACATTGTTATCCAAACCATCCCCACCCTTACCACCTAAGAGAGGTATCCCATCAACCTTGGTACCCACCTCGGAgtctgctgctgttgctgccacTACAAAAGCACCAAGtgatcagagagagaagagcacgTGCTCTGTGGGCTCCGAACCACTGCTGATAATCCCacctccctctccatccccccCACTGCCTACTCATGTACCTCCAGAACCCCCACggtcccctcccttccctgctaAGACTTTTCAAGTTGTGCCAGAAATTGAGTTTCCACCTTCCTTGGACCTACCCCAAGAGGTCCCCCAGCAGGAAGATCAGAAAAAGGAAGTACCTAAGAGGATGTTGGACCACAGCTTTGGGGAGCCCCATGTACCCCCCAGACTGCCCCCAGTCCCACTGCATATTCGAATCCAGCAGGCCCTCACCAGCCCACTTCCCATGAGTCCTCCCTTGGAGGGCTCTCATAGAGCTCACTCCTTGCTCTTCGAGAACAGTGACAGCTTTTCTGAGGACAACAGTACCCTGGGTCGGACGAGGTCACTTCCTGTCACTATTGAAATGCTGAAAGT TCCAGACgatgaagaagaggaggagcagaCCCACCCACCCGCGTTCAGTGAAGACACTGCATCTACCTCAGTGGTCCCGAAGCTACCGCAGTgtctgcaggaggaggaggaagagaaggagagtgattctgattcagaaggtcctATTCAGTACCGAGATGAAGAGGATGAAGATGAAAGCCATCATA GTGCTCTGGCCAACAAAGTGAAGAGGAAGGACACATTGGCAATGAAGTTGAACCACAGACCCAGTGAACCAGAGTTGAACATGAATTCTTGGCCTCGAAAAAGCAAAGAGGAGTGGAATGAAATACGACACCAGATTGGGAACACACTGATCAG ACGATTGAGTCAAAGACCAACACCAGAAGAATTAGAACAACGAAATATACTACAAC CTAAAAATGAAGCTGATCGTCAAGCAGAAAAACGAGAGATTAAACGTCGGCTCACCAGGAAG CTCAGTCAAAGGCCAACTGTGGCTGAACTGCTTGCCAGGAAGATTCTGAGGTTTAACGAATATGTGGAGGTAACAGATGCTCAAGATTACGACCGACGAGCCGACAAGCCTTGGACCAAACTGACCCCTGCTGACAAG gctgccataagaaaagagttaaatgaatttaaaagttcAGAGATGGAGGTTCATGAAGAGAGCAAACATTTTACACG CTACCATCGTCCATGA
- the PHACTR4 gene encoding phosphatase and actin regulator 4 isoform X6 translates to MQLTSPENPGTVEEAGQPTADPGMVMDSVEAGDTTPPTKRKSKFSGFGKIFKPWKWRKKKSSDKFKETSEVLERKISMRKPREELVKRGLLLEDPEQGGEDPGKLSHAMLKNGHTTPIGSARSSSPDEGEEEPGRITSLRKPIPEEDPKKRLGSTGSQPNSEAESGPENAPKQPLLPPKRPLSSSHEANEGQAKDATSSGSTARSISSTSTAATTTAPAATTAASNLAKTVHSSVPPSPAPRTLPAAPASTNTTATPSLTHTVPAKQPPIPPPKPAHRNSNPVIAELSQAINSGTLLSKPSPPLPPKRGIPSTLVPTSESAAVAATTKAPSDQREKSTCSVGSEPLLIIPPPSPSPPLPTHVPPEPPRSPPFPAKTFQVVPEIEFPPSLDLPQEVPQQEDQKKEVPKRMLDHSFGEPHVPPRLPPVPLHIRIQQALTSPLPMSPPLEGSHRAHSLLFENSDSFSEDNSTLGRTRSLPVTIEMLKVPDDEEEEEQTHPPAFSEDTASTSVVPKLPQCLQEEEEEKESDSDSEGPIQYRDEEDEDESHHSALANKVKRKDTLAMKLNHRPSEPELNMNSWPRKSKEEWNEIRHQIGNTLIRRLSQRPTPEELEQRNILQPKNEADRQAEKREIKRRLTRKLSQRPTVAELLARKILRFNEYVEVTDAQDYDRRADKPWTKLTPADKAAIRKELNEFKSSEMEVHEESKHFTRYHRP, encoded by the exons acttctccagagaaccctgggACAGTAG AAGAAGCAGGCCAGCCCACTGCAGACCCAGGCATGGTCATGGACAGTGTGGAAGCAGGAGACACGACACCTCCCACCAAAAGGAAGAGCAAGTTCTCAGGCTTTGGCAAGATCTTTAAGCCCTGGAAATGgcggaaaaaaaaaagtagtgataAATTCAAAGAGACATCAGAAG TTTTAGAGCGAAAAATATCCATGCGAAAACCGAGAGAAGAGCTGGTTAAAAGAGGGCTTCTGTTGGAAGACCCTGAGCAGG GTGGTGAGGATCCAGGGAAGTTGAGCCATGCCATGTTAAAGAATGGCCATACCACCCCCATAGGGAGTGCCAGATCTTCTAGTCCAGACGAAGGAGAGGAAGAGCCAGGAAGAATAACAAGTCTTAGGAAACCTATTCCAGAAGAGGACCCAAAGAAGCGACTAG GCTCAACTGGAAGCCAACCTAATTCTGAAGCAGAGTCCGGTCCTGAAAATGCACCCAAACAGCCTTTACTTCCCCCTAAAAGACCCTTGTCCTCTTCTCACGAAGCAAATGAAGGACAAGCAAAGGATGCCACTTCCTCTGGCAGCACGGCAAGGTCCATCTCCTCCACCTCTACCGCCGCCACCACCACAGCAcctgctgccaccactgctgcctcAAACCTAGCAAAAACTGTTCATTCCTCTGTCCCCCCTTCCCCAGCACCCAGGACGCTGCCTGCTGCTCCTGCCAGCACTAACACTACTGCTACCCCGAGCCTCACTCATACGGTCCCTGCCAAGCAGCCCCCTATCCCTCCCCCTAAACCAGCTCACAGAAATAGCAACCCTGTCATTG CTGAACTGTCCCAAGCAATAAACAGTGGTACATTGTTATCCAAACCATCCCCACCCTTACCACCTAAGAGAGGTATCCCATCAACCTTGGTACCCACCTCGGAgtctgctgctgttgctgccacTACAAAAGCACCAAGtgatcagagagagaagagcacgTGCTCTGTGGGCTCCGAACCACTGCTGATAATCCCacctccctctccatccccccCACTGCCTACTCATGTACCTCCAGAACCCCCACggtcccctcccttccctgctaAGACTTTTCAAGTTGTGCCAGAAATTGAGTTTCCACCTTCCTTGGACCTACCCCAAGAGGTCCCCCAGCAGGAAGATCAGAAAAAGGAAGTACCTAAGAGGATGTTGGACCACAGCTTTGGGGAGCCCCATGTACCCCCCAGACTGCCCCCAGTCCCACTGCATATTCGAATCCAGCAGGCCCTCACCAGCCCACTTCCCATGAGTCCTCCCTTGGAGGGCTCTCATAGAGCTCACTCCTTGCTCTTCGAGAACAGTGACAGCTTTTCTGAGGACAACAGTACCCTGGGTCGGACGAGGTCACTTCCTGTCACTATTGAAATGCTGAAAGT TCCAGACgatgaagaagaggaggagcagaCCCACCCACCCGCGTTCAGTGAAGACACTGCATCTACCTCAGTGGTCCCGAAGCTACCGCAGTgtctgcaggaggaggaggaagagaaggagagtgattctgattcagaaggtcctATTCAGTACCGAGATGAAGAGGATGAAGATGAAAGCCATCATA GTGCTCTGGCCAACAAAGTGAAGAGGAAGGACACATTGGCAATGAAGTTGAACCACAGACCCAGTGAACCAGAGTTGAACATGAATTCTTGGCCTCGAAAAAGCAAAGAGGAGTGGAATGAAATACGACACCAGATTGGGAACACACTGATCAG ACGATTGAGTCAAAGACCAACACCAGAAGAATTAGAACAACGAAATATACTACAAC CTAAAAATGAAGCTGATCGTCAAGCAGAAAAACGAGAGATTAAACGTCGGCTCACCAGGAAG CTCAGTCAAAGGCCAACTGTGGCTGAACTGCTTGCCAGGAAGATTCTGAGGTTTAACGAATATGTGGAGGTAACAGATGCTCAAGATTACGACCGACGAGCCGACAAGCCTTGGACCAAACTGACCCCTGCTGACAAG gctgccataagaaaagagttaaatgaatttaaaagttcAGAGATGGAGGTTCATGAAGAGAGCAAACATTTTACACG CTACCATCGTCCATGA